One stretch of Streptomyces sp. A2-16 DNA includes these proteins:
- the secD gene encoding protein translocase subunit SecD has product MNRSARIRGLIALAAVALSLYVALTVPVHLGLDLRGGTQIVLETRPTADHEADDDATDRTVEVLRGRIDALGVAEPTIARSGSDRIIVELPGLQDPRQAAEVLGRTAQLTFHQVLGAAADSEDRAEPLPKRPREQVMADESGRLLLLEAAALTGKDVEKAAARFDQQGGGWHVAVDFRSTGESGWARLTGEAACHPAGEPGRRVAIVLDGKIISSPQVDPSVACRSGIGGGATQITGAFDDSEAKELALLINGGALPVPVETIEQRTVGPTLGAEAITASAWAAIIGTALTSLFIIAVYRIMGFLATVALVCYGLLSYAALAVLGATLTLPGLAGFVLAIGMAVDANVLVFERAREEYASDRRRTPRSALTAGFRRAFSAIADSNITTLIAAGLLFFLASGPVRGFGVTLGIGVLASMVSALVITRALADHAVGRPRLRRRPRLTGIAHTGAVRDRLSRTNPNLMRHPRRWLAVSCAALVLAASGIAVRGLDFGVEFTGGRLIEYTTATPVDPGRARTALADAGFPRAVVQTSGENRLTVRTHHLSNAQAGTVTDTVAGLAQRVDKIRDEAIGPSLGEELRQGALVALVVALGAQLVYLAARFRWLLGTSAVAALAHDVVILIGVFAWLGKTIDGVFLAALLTVIGYSVNDSVVVFDRVRELGRADRRTPFDRVANQALLQTLPRTVNTGMGAAFILTALAVLGGDTLTDFALALVIGLAVGTYSSMFTATPLAIELHRRT; this is encoded by the coding sequence CGCGGCCGTATCGACGCTCTCGGTGTTGCCGAACCCACCATCGCCCGTTCCGGCAGCGACCGGATCATCGTCGAACTGCCAGGGCTGCAGGATCCCCGCCAGGCGGCCGAGGTGCTCGGCCGCACCGCCCAGCTGACCTTCCACCAGGTACTCGGCGCGGCAGCCGACTCCGAGGACCGCGCCGAACCCCTGCCCAAGCGGCCCCGCGAGCAGGTGATGGCCGACGAGTCCGGGCGGCTGCTGCTCCTGGAGGCGGCCGCACTGACCGGCAAGGATGTCGAGAAGGCGGCCGCCCGTTTCGATCAGCAGGGCGGCGGATGGCACGTCGCCGTCGACTTCAGGAGCACGGGCGAAAGCGGATGGGCCCGCCTGACCGGTGAGGCGGCGTGCCACCCGGCCGGAGAACCGGGCCGCCGGGTCGCCATCGTCCTGGACGGCAAGATCATCTCTTCGCCGCAGGTCGACCCGTCCGTCGCATGCCGTTCCGGCATCGGCGGCGGCGCCACCCAGATCACCGGTGCCTTCGACGACAGCGAAGCCAAGGAGTTGGCCCTCCTCATCAACGGCGGCGCGCTGCCGGTGCCGGTCGAGACCATCGAGCAGCGCACCGTCGGCCCCACCCTGGGCGCCGAGGCCATCACGGCCAGCGCGTGGGCCGCCATCATCGGCACCGCGCTGACCTCGCTGTTCATCATCGCCGTCTACCGCATCATGGGATTCCTGGCGACCGTGGCACTGGTCTGCTACGGCCTCCTCTCCTACGCCGCCCTCGCCGTCCTCGGGGCCACCCTCACCCTGCCGGGCCTCGCCGGATTCGTGCTGGCCATCGGCATGGCGGTCGACGCCAACGTGCTCGTCTTCGAACGAGCCCGCGAGGAATACGCGTCGGACCGGCGCCGCACCCCGCGGTCCGCCCTGACCGCGGGATTCCGCAGGGCCTTCAGCGCGATCGCCGACTCCAACATCACCACCCTCATCGCCGCGGGCCTGCTCTTCTTCCTCGCCTCCGGGCCCGTGCGCGGGTTCGGCGTCACGCTGGGCATCGGAGTTCTCGCCTCCATGGTCAGCGCCCTCGTCATCACCCGTGCCCTTGCCGACCACGCCGTCGGCCGCCCCCGTCTGCGCCGCCGCCCACGCCTCACGGGCATCGCCCACACGGGTGCCGTCCGCGACCGGCTCAGCCGCACGAACCCGAACCTGATGCGCCATCCGCGCCGTTGGCTTGCCGTCTCCTGCGCCGCCCTCGTCCTGGCCGCCTCCGGCATCGCCGTACGAGGCCTCGACTTCGGTGTCGAGTTCACCGGGGGCCGTCTCATCGAATACACCACGGCCACCCCCGTCGACCCCGGCCGGGCCCGCACCGCGCTCGCCGACGCCGGATTCCCCCGGGCCGTCGTCCAGACCTCAGGCGAGAACCGGCTCACCGTCCGTACCCACCATCTGAGCAACGCCCAGGCGGGAACCGTCACCGACACCGTGGCCGGCCTGGCACAGCGGGTCGACAAGATCCGCGACGAGGCCATCGGGCCCAGCCTCGGCGAGGAACTGCGCCAAGGCGCCCTCGTGGCGCTCGTCGTGGCCCTCGGTGCCCAGCTTGTCTATCTCGCGGCCCGTTTCCGCTGGCTGCTGGGCACCTCCGCGGTCGCCGCCCTCGCCCACGACGTCGTGATCCTCATCGGCGTCTTCGCCTGGCTCGGCAAGACCATCGACGGCGTCTTCCTGGCCGCGCTGCTGACCGTCATCGGCTACTCCGTCAACGACTCCGTCGTCGTCTTCGACCGGGTCAGGGAACTCGGCCGCGCCGACCGCAGGACGCCCTTCGACCGCGTCGCCAACCAGGCACTGCTGCAGACCCTGCCCCGTACCGTCAACACCGGCATGGGCGCCGCGTTCATCCTCACCGCGCTGGCCGTCCTCGGCGGCGACACCCTGACCGACTTCGCCCTGGCCCTCGTCATCGGCCTCGCGGTGGGCACCTACTCCTCGATGTTCACCGCCACACCACTGGCCATCGAACTGCACAGGCGGACCTGA